The proteins below come from a single Canis aureus isolate CA01 chromosome 14, VMU_Caureus_v.1.0, whole genome shotgun sequence genomic window:
- the LOC144283529 gene encoding uncharacterized protein LOC144283529 isoform X5, with amino-acid sequence MGFRRAKSEYVRNVSKESEFEEMNKTKGKLKNYRKKSAEEELKKSFSQKNSSRPVTLTHVKSPVAGKGQKSSSLEVDYTVDASPVRFHRASTGGSLHQNVPCVNDFQQSQDLINLQCLHLGERACQTDLFMKAPRQSSVLSENQRVNNPEKSFECTKCRRLFSPSKALSQHQRSHTGEIPCESGGCGRTSHHCSVLSQHQEVHHGGESHTCAECGKAFKAHSYFIQQHNTHTGERPYECSECAHLSYSQHLQIHSGQKPHECSQCGKAFSHSSNLFHHQRIHCGEKPYECKECGKAFGRHSHLLQHKRIHSGEKPYDCTECGKAFSARLSLIQHQRTHTGEKPYECNECGKSFSLNRTLIVHQRIHTGEKPYRCNECGKSFSQRAQVIQHKRIHTGEKPYVCNECGKSFSARLSLIQHQRIHTGEKPYGCSECGKTFSQKGHLIQHQRIHTGEKPYECNECGKAFSQSFNLIHHQRTHNGEKPYECNECDKAFSVLSSLVQHQRVHNGEKPYECHKCGKAFSQGSHLIQHQRSHTGEKPYECNECGKTFGQISTLIKHERTHNGEKPYECGDCGKAFSQSAHLVRHRRIHTGENPYECSDCGKAFNVRSSLVQHHRIHTGEKPYECEKCGKAFSQHSQFIQHQRIHTGEKPYICNECEKAFSARLSLIQHKRIHTGEKPYKCTECGKSFRQSSHLIRHQRVHSGERPYMCNECGKTFSQRITLTSHEKTHTGEQAYKCVKREDLLTAQSASIQHHKVHNGE; translated from the coding sequence ATGGGGTTCCGGAGAGCAAAGTCAGAATATGTAAGGAATGTTTCCAAGGAATCTGAGTTTGAAGAGATGAATAAAACCAAGGGAAAGTTAAAGAATTACAGGAAAAAATCTGCAGAGGAAGAACTTAAGAAATCCTTCTCCCAGAAGAACAGTTCCAGGCCAGTGACGTTGACACATGTGAAATCCCCTGTTGCAGGAAAAGGCCAAAAATCCAGTTCTCTGGAGGTAGACTACACTGTAGATGCAAGCCCTGTCAGATTTCATAGAGCATCTACAGGGGGTAGTCTCCACCAGAATGTGCCATGTGTAAATGACTTTCAACAAAGTCAGGACCTCATTAATCTCCAGTGTTTGCATCTAGGAGAAAGAGCTTGTCAGACAGATCTGTTCATGAAAGCACCCAGGCAGAGTTCAGTTCTCAGTGAGAATCAGAGGGTTAACAATCCAGAAAAATCCTTTGAATGTACTAAGTGTAGAAGACTTTTCAGCCCAAGCAAAGCTCTGTCTCAGCATCAGAGAAGTCACACTGGAGAGATACCCTGTGAGAGTGGTGGATGTGGAAGAACTTCCCAccactgctctgtcctcagccaACATCAGGAAGTTCACCATGGAGGGGAGTCCCATACCTGTGCTGAGTGTGGCAAAGCTTTCAAGGCCCATTCCTACTTCATTCAGCAGCATAACACTCACACaggagaaaggccttatgagtgcAGTGAGTGTGCACATTTATCTTACAGTCAACATCTTCAAATTCATAGTGGGCAGAAACCTCATGAGTGTAGTCAGTGTGGAAAAGCCTTTAGTCATAGTTCTAACCTGTTTCATCATCAGAGAATTCATTGTGGAGAGAAACCATACGagtgtaaggaatgtgggaaggcgTTCGGTAGGCACTCGCACCTCCTTCAGCATAAGAGAATTCAttctggagagaaaccttatgacTGTACTGAGTGCGGCAAAGCCTTCAGTGCACGGTTATCTCTCATTCAGCATCAGAGAACTCATACAGGAGAAAAACCCTATGAAtgcaatgaatgtgggaaatcctttAGCCTGAACCGAACCCTTATTGTTCATCAGAggattcacactggagagaaaccctataggtgtaatgaatgtgggaaatccttcAGTCAGCGTGCACAAGTCATTCAGCACaagagaattcacactggagagaagccctatgTCTGCAATGAGTGTGGAAAGTCCTTCAGTGCTCGCTTGTCCCTCATCCagcatcagagaattcacactggagaaaaaccttATGGATGCAGTGAGTGTGGGAAAACGTTCAGTCAAAAGGGACATCTGATTCAGCATCAAcgaattcacactggagagaaaccctatgagtgTAATGAGTGTGGAAAAGCCTTCAGCCAGAGTTTTAATCTTATTCATCATCAAAGGACACACAATGGTGAGAAGCCctatgaatgtaatgaatgtgaTAAAGCCTTCAGTGTGCTCTCTTCCCTTGTTCAACATCAGAGGGTCCATAATGGTGAGAAGCCCTATGAGTGTCAcaaatgtgggaaggcctttagcCAGGGCTCGCACCTCATTCAGCATCAGAGGagccacactggagagaaaccctatgagtgTAATGAGTGTGGGAAAACCTTTGGGCAGATATCCACCCTAATTAAGCATGAGAGAACACACaatggagagaaaccctatgagtgTGGTgactgtgggaaagccttcagccaGAGTGCACACCTCGTCCGCCATCGAAggattcacactggagagaatCCCTATGAGTGCAGTgactgtgggaaagccttcaaTGTCCGTTCCTCTCTTGTTCAGCATCACAGAATTCATACAGGGGAGAAGCCTTATGAATGCGAGAAGTGTGGCAAGGCCTTCAGTCAGCATTCACAATTTATTCAGCATCAGAggattcacactggagagaagccctatATTTGCAATGAATGTGAGAAAGCCTTCAGTGCACGTTTATCCCTTATCCAACACAAGAGAATTCACACAGGGgagaaaccttacaaatgcaCTGAATGTGGAAAATCCTTCCGACAAAGCTCTCACCTTATTCGACATCAGAGAGTTCACAGTGGAGAGCGACCTTATAtgtgtaatgaatgtgggaaaactTTTAGCCAGAGAATAACTCTTACTAGTCATGAGAAAACTCACACCGGAGAGCAAGCCTATAAGTGTGTTAAACGTGAGGACCTCTTAACTGCACAGTCAGCTTCCATTCAGCACCATAAAGTTCACAATGGAGAATAA
- the LOC144283529 gene encoding uncharacterized protein LOC144283529 isoform X1 encodes MFPLMLIYKRCLPWPSCVKYLLPPIIALMLCNFSILYHLSSPDSGILSVNLPSCLYPALEEEPGCSELFAHSPGLLRPLETQAWKSQCCCEKQAGQIPLQSSLHLPFHPPPWDELRDPMMAVKQLLPAGSQVLVSFEDVAVLLSREEWGRLGPAQRGLYSDVMLETYRNLISLGLQGSKPDVISRLEKGEEPWAPYSAKIEESWIRSHESESFQSLTEKKGLTPKQEISKAMGFRRAKSEYVRNVSKESEFEEMNKTKGKLKNYRKKSAEEELKKSFSQKNSSRPVTLTHVKSPVAGKGQKSSSLEVDYTVDASPVRFHRASTGGSLHQNVPCVNDFQQSQDLINLQCLHLGERACQTDLFMKAPRQSSVLSENQRVNNPEKSFECTKCRRLFSPSKALSQHQRSHTGEIPCESGGCGRTSHHCSVLSQHQEVHHGGESHTCAECGKAFKAHSYFIQQHNTHTGERPYECSECAHLSYSQHLQIHSGQKPHECSQCGKAFSHSSNLFHHQRIHCGEKPYECKECGKAFGRHSHLLQHKRIHSGEKPYDCTECGKAFSARLSLIQHQRTHTGEKPYECNECGKSFSLNRTLIVHQRIHTGEKPYRCNECGKSFSQRAQVIQHKRIHTGEKPYVCNECGKSFSARLSLIQHQRIHTGEKPYGCSECGKTFSQKGHLIQHQRIHTGEKPYECNECGKAFSQSFNLIHHQRTHNGEKPYECNECDKAFSVLSSLVQHQRVHNGEKPYECHKCGKAFSQGSHLIQHQRSHTGEKPYECNECGKTFGQISTLIKHERTHNGEKPYECGDCGKAFSQSAHLVRHRRIHTGENPYECSDCGKAFNVRSSLVQHHRIHTGEKPYECEKCGKAFSQHSQFIQHQRIHTGEKPYICNECEKAFSARLSLIQHKRIHTGEKPYKCTECGKSFRQSSHLIRHQRVHSGERPYMCNECGKTFSQRITLTSHEKTHTGEQAYKCVKREDLLTAQSASIQHHKVHNGE; translated from the exons ATGTTTCCTTTGATGTTGATTTATAAAAGGTGCCTTCCCTGGCCATCTTGTGTAAAGTATCTCCTACCACCAATTATTGCCCTCATGCTGTGTAATTTTTCTATCCTTTATCATCTATCATCACCTGACTCAGGTATCTTGTCTGTCAACCTCCCTAGTTGCTTGTACCCTGCCTTAGAGGAGGAGCCTGGTTGTTCTGAGCTGTTTGCCCACTCTCCAGGACTTCTGAG ACCTCTTGAGACCCAGGCATGGAAGTCTCAGTGTTGCTGTGAAAAGCAGGCTGGTCAAATTCCTTTACAGTCTTCCCTCCACCTGCCATTTCACCCACCTCCTTGGGATGAGCTAAGAGATCCAATGATGGCCGTCAAGCAGCTCCTTCCTGCTGGGTCCCAG GTTTTGGTTTCCTTTGAAGACGTGGCTGTGCTACTCTCCCGGGAGGAGTGGGGCCGTCTGGGCCCTGCTCAAAGGGGCCTCTACAGtgatgtgatgctggagacctacAGGAACCTGATCTCACTGG GACTTCAAGGTTCGAAACCTGATGTCATCTCCAGGCTAGAGAAGGGGGAAGAGCCATGGGCCCCATACTCAGCGAAAATTGAGGAGAGCTGGATCCGGAGTCATGAGAGTGAAA gTTTTCAGTCTCTGACGGAAAAGAAAGGATTGACTCCAAAACAGGAAATTTCCAAAGCAATGGGGTTCCGGAGAGCAAAGTCAGAATATGTAAGGAATGTTTCCAAGGAATCTGAGTTTGAAGAGATGAATAAAACCAAGGGAAAGTTAAAGAATTACAGGAAAAAATCTGCAGAGGAAGAACTTAAGAAATCCTTCTCCCAGAAGAACAGTTCCAGGCCAGTGACGTTGACACATGTGAAATCCCCTGTTGCAGGAAAAGGCCAAAAATCCAGTTCTCTGGAGGTAGACTACACTGTAGATGCAAGCCCTGTCAGATTTCATAGAGCATCTACAGGGGGTAGTCTCCACCAGAATGTGCCATGTGTAAATGACTTTCAACAAAGTCAGGACCTCATTAATCTCCAGTGTTTGCATCTAGGAGAAAGAGCTTGTCAGACAGATCTGTTCATGAAAGCACCCAGGCAGAGTTCAGTTCTCAGTGAGAATCAGAGGGTTAACAATCCAGAAAAATCCTTTGAATGTACTAAGTGTAGAAGACTTTTCAGCCCAAGCAAAGCTCTGTCTCAGCATCAGAGAAGTCACACTGGAGAGATACCCTGTGAGAGTGGTGGATGTGGAAGAACTTCCCAccactgctctgtcctcagccaACATCAGGAAGTTCACCATGGAGGGGAGTCCCATACCTGTGCTGAGTGTGGCAAAGCTTTCAAGGCCCATTCCTACTTCATTCAGCAGCATAACACTCACACaggagaaaggccttatgagtgcAGTGAGTGTGCACATTTATCTTACAGTCAACATCTTCAAATTCATAGTGGGCAGAAACCTCATGAGTGTAGTCAGTGTGGAAAAGCCTTTAGTCATAGTTCTAACCTGTTTCATCATCAGAGAATTCATTGTGGAGAGAAACCATACGagtgtaaggaatgtgggaaggcgTTCGGTAGGCACTCGCACCTCCTTCAGCATAAGAGAATTCAttctggagagaaaccttatgacTGTACTGAGTGCGGCAAAGCCTTCAGTGCACGGTTATCTCTCATTCAGCATCAGAGAACTCATACAGGAGAAAAACCCTATGAAtgcaatgaatgtgggaaatcctttAGCCTGAACCGAACCCTTATTGTTCATCAGAggattcacactggagagaaaccctataggtgtaatgaatgtgggaaatccttcAGTCAGCGTGCACAAGTCATTCAGCACaagagaattcacactggagagaagccctatgTCTGCAATGAGTGTGGAAAGTCCTTCAGTGCTCGCTTGTCCCTCATCCagcatcagagaattcacactggagaaaaaccttATGGATGCAGTGAGTGTGGGAAAACGTTCAGTCAAAAGGGACATCTGATTCAGCATCAAcgaattcacactggagagaaaccctatgagtgTAATGAGTGTGGAAAAGCCTTCAGCCAGAGTTTTAATCTTATTCATCATCAAAGGACACACAATGGTGAGAAGCCctatgaatgtaatgaatgtgaTAAAGCCTTCAGTGTGCTCTCTTCCCTTGTTCAACATCAGAGGGTCCATAATGGTGAGAAGCCCTATGAGTGTCAcaaatgtgggaaggcctttagcCAGGGCTCGCACCTCATTCAGCATCAGAGGagccacactggagagaaaccctatgagtgTAATGAGTGTGGGAAAACCTTTGGGCAGATATCCACCCTAATTAAGCATGAGAGAACACACaatggagagaaaccctatgagtgTGGTgactgtgggaaagccttcagccaGAGTGCACACCTCGTCCGCCATCGAAggattcacactggagagaatCCCTATGAGTGCAGTgactgtgggaaagccttcaaTGTCCGTTCCTCTCTTGTTCAGCATCACAGAATTCATACAGGGGAGAAGCCTTATGAATGCGAGAAGTGTGGCAAGGCCTTCAGTCAGCATTCACAATTTATTCAGCATCAGAggattcacactggagagaagccctatATTTGCAATGAATGTGAGAAAGCCTTCAGTGCACGTTTATCCCTTATCCAACACAAGAGAATTCACACAGGGgagaaaccttacaaatgcaCTGAATGTGGAAAATCCTTCCGACAAAGCTCTCACCTTATTCGACATCAGAGAGTTCACAGTGGAGAGCGACCTTATAtgtgtaatgaatgtgggaaaactTTTAGCCAGAGAATAACTCTTACTAGTCATGAGAAAACTCACACCGGAGAGCAAGCCTATAAGTGTGTTAAACGTGAGGACCTCTTAACTGCACAGTCAGCTTCCATTCAGCACCATAAAGTTCACAATGGAGAATAA